A window of Terriglobus sp. RCC_193 contains these coding sequences:
- the rsfS gene encoding ribosome silencing factor — translation MPTLEANRLLAAAVDAADSKKAEDIRILALDPSESSLTDYFLICSGTNERQNVAISDEIEYRLKKDFGVLPNSVEGRRQGEWVLMDYVDFVVHVFMPEKREYYGLERLRKTAKSISADELNSEIKAAVTRTREKTGVPAAKAPTAKKSTQKAAVKTPTTKAAPKKATAKKTATVAKKTVAKKAVTKKTAVKKATKPAVKSPVAKKVAPKKVAKRTGK, via the coding sequence ATGCCAACATTGGAAGCGAACCGTTTGCTTGCCGCAGCAGTGGACGCGGCAGACAGTAAGAAGGCGGAAGATATCCGCATCCTGGCACTGGACCCATCGGAAAGCTCGCTGACGGATTACTTCCTGATCTGCAGCGGAACGAACGAACGCCAGAATGTCGCCATCTCAGACGAGATTGAATATCGTTTGAAGAAGGACTTTGGTGTTTTACCGAACTCAGTGGAAGGCCGTCGCCAGGGCGAATGGGTCCTGATGGATTATGTGGACTTCGTCGTCCACGTCTTTATGCCGGAAAAACGCGAGTACTACGGCCTGGAACGTCTGCGCAAAACAGCCAAGTCCATTAGCGCAGACGAGCTGAACAGCGAGATCAAAGCCGCCGTAACCAGGACCCGCGAAAAGACTGGCGTACCCGCAGCAAAGGCACCCACAGCAAAGAAAAGCACCCAGAAAGCCGCGGTAAAGACACCCACAACGAAAGCCGCACCAAAGAAAGCCACGGCAAAAAAGACAGCCACGGTAGCGAAAAAGACGGTAGCCAAAAAGGCGGTAACGAAAAAGACTGCAGTCAAGAAAGCTACAAAGCCCGCCGTAAAGTCCCCAGTCGCAAAGAAGGTCGCACCAAAGAAAGTGGCAAAGCGCACCGGGAAATAA
- the nadD gene encoding nicotinate (nicotinamide) nucleotide adenylyltransferase, protein MRIGYFGGTFDPPHRAHLHAALRAADAFALDRVLLAPTGVQPLKKKTPGAGFEDRMAMTRLLCAEDPRLEVTDLDAPRADGSPNYTVDALATLRTLYPEASIFVIVGADSFLTLRRWHEPERLLEEAQWIVLPRPGFDLDNLSSLQLSPQQRERVHLLTDLEEETSASAIRERLRLGISCGTMLTTKVALYIARMHLYHAR, encoded by the coding sequence ATGCGCATTGGCTACTTCGGCGGCACCTTCGACCCTCCCCACCGCGCACATCTTCACGCTGCACTCAGGGCCGCAGATGCCTTCGCGCTTGACCGCGTGCTGCTGGCGCCCACAGGCGTGCAGCCACTGAAGAAGAAAACACCGGGTGCAGGCTTTGAAGACCGCATGGCCATGACACGCCTGCTCTGCGCGGAAGACCCAAGGCTGGAAGTGACCGACCTGGACGCGCCCCGCGCTGACGGCTCGCCGAACTACACCGTGGACGCTCTCGCCACACTACGCACGCTGTATCCAGAGGCTTCGATCTTCGTCATTGTGGGAGCCGACAGCTTCCTGACGCTTCGCCGCTGGCATGAGCCGGAACGCCTGCTGGAAGAGGCGCAATGGATCGTGCTGCCACGCCCCGGATTCGATCTGGATAATCTTTCGTCCCTGCAGCTTTCTCCGCAGCAACGGGAGCGTGTGCATCTGCTGACGGATCTGGAAGAAGAAACCTCTGCAAGCGCCATTCGCGAACGCCTGCGGCTGGGTATCTCCTGCGGTACCATGCTTACCACCAAGGTGGCGCTCTACATTGCGCGCATGCACCTTTATCATGCTCGCTAA
- a CDS encoding DoxX family protein, with product MPEESTPSRAQFWTGWVLSAIPALMLFTGSFTALSGAEMVKQGMAPFGIPLSMILWVGLAELLCSVLYLIPRTAPIGAILMTAYMGGAVMTHARVGDPMWVVPVVFGFLVWTGLLLRRPGLRKAMLGW from the coding sequence ATGCCAGAGGAAAGTACGCCCAGCCGGGCACAGTTTTGGACAGGTTGGGTTCTGAGCGCCATTCCCGCGCTGATGCTCTTTACGGGCTCCTTCACCGCACTCAGCGGAGCCGAAATGGTGAAGCAGGGCATGGCCCCGTTCGGCATCCCCCTCAGCATGATTCTGTGGGTGGGCCTGGCGGAACTGTTGTGCAGCGTGCTGTACCTGATTCCACGTACAGCCCCTATTGGCGCGATCCTGATGACCGCCTACATGGGCGGCGCTGTGATGACACACGCACGCGTTGGCGATCCGATGTGGGTTGTGCCTGTGGTCTTCGGCTTCCTGGTGTGGACAGGGCTTCTGCTGCGTCGTCCGGGCCTGCGCAAAGCAATGCTGGGCTGGTAA
- a CDS encoding TIGR00266 family protein: MQSRIHGTTMPAIEFLLQPGETVISEAGELSWMSASINMHTHTQAAGGGGFFGAVKRMAGGGSLFMTEYTALGQPGEVAFATKVPGHIVPVELHGNGDEYMVHRNGFLCATANIGLSVGFQQSLGAGLFGGNGFLLQKLYGQGTAWLELSGEVVVRDLAPGETLRVHPGHVGAFHAGVSFQITRVPGIRNMFFGGDGIFLAALTGPGRVWLQTLPIARLAHAIQGYLEVPGQETRAGLGAGLIGGAIAGMFDDR, translated from the coding sequence ATGCAATCGCGGATTCACGGCACTACCATGCCCGCCATTGAATTTCTGCTGCAGCCCGGAGAGACAGTCATCTCCGAAGCAGGAGAACTGAGCTGGATGAGCGCCAGCATCAACATGCACACGCACACACAGGCCGCAGGCGGTGGCGGATTCTTCGGAGCCGTCAAGCGCATGGCCGGTGGCGGTTCGTTATTTATGACGGAGTACACAGCCCTGGGTCAGCCCGGCGAAGTCGCCTTCGCCACCAAGGTCCCCGGACACATTGTTCCCGTGGAGTTGCACGGCAACGGCGACGAGTACATGGTGCATCGCAACGGCTTCCTTTGCGCGACGGCTAACATCGGGCTGAGCGTGGGTTTTCAGCAGTCGCTGGGCGCTGGCCTGTTCGGCGGCAATGGCTTCCTGCTGCAGAAGCTCTACGGACAGGGCACAGCGTGGCTGGAACTGAGCGGCGAAGTGGTTGTACGTGATCTGGCGCCGGGCGAAACGCTGCGCGTGCACCCTGGCCACGTGGGCGCGTTCCACGCAGGAGTCTCGTTTCAGATCACACGCGTCCCCGGCATCCGCAACATGTTCTTTGGCGGCGATGGCATCTTCCTGGCCGCACTGACCGGCCCCGGCCGTGTATGGCTGCAGACGCTACCCATTGCCCGCCTGGCGCACGCCATACAGGGCTACCTGGAAGTCCCCGGCCAGGAGACGCGCGCTGGGCTTGGCGCTGGCCTCATCGGTGGTGCAATCGCCGGTATGTTTGACGACCGCTAA
- a CDS encoding ATP-binding protein yields MPITAAQIDNWRRERKEHQQLEFKAASRQYDTRKLCAYCVALANEGGGHLILGIADSLPHDVVGSEAFPDINDIAQNLLRWLNFRVNVEAVHHPDGRVIVFSIPSRPRGTAYHYDGRYLMRSGEELVAMSEDRLRVIFDEGRPDWLAQVCREGLSGTEVVELLDTQTFFELRKLPYPTDQAGVLERLRNERLILQRGGGFAILRYGALLLAKRLADFEDLAGKAPRVIVYRGSSKLSTRLEQTGGKGYAVGFEALVQFVMTQLPRNELIGLALREEFELVPSIVIRELVANALVHQDFSLFGASVMIEIYDDRVEISNPGEPIIPSVRFIDGSRSRNETFALIARKLRMCEEKGSGIDKVVNSIEAYQLPAPDFTSTFGRTVAIVYGQRSFDRMSRADRLRACYQHATLRYVMHGEKMSNRSLRERFGLPEDKAAVVSQLIAAALQEGLVKADETTGDSKRFARYVPFWA; encoded by the coding sequence ATGCCCATCACAGCAGCGCAAATTGACAATTGGCGGCGAGAACGTAAGGAACACCAGCAGCTGGAATTCAAGGCTGCTTCAAGGCAGTATGACACCCGTAAACTTTGCGCCTACTGCGTCGCACTCGCAAATGAAGGTGGTGGCCATCTTATTTTGGGAATCGCCGACTCTCTGCCTCATGATGTGGTCGGGAGCGAAGCTTTTCCTGATATCAACGACATCGCACAGAATCTACTGAGATGGCTAAATTTTCGTGTGAATGTCGAGGCGGTCCATCATCCGGATGGAAGAGTCATCGTATTCTCGATACCTTCTCGACCGCGAGGAACTGCTTACCACTACGATGGGCGCTATCTTATGCGTTCTGGCGAAGAACTCGTCGCGATGAGTGAGGACAGACTACGGGTAATTTTTGACGAAGGGCGACCGGATTGGCTGGCTCAAGTTTGCCGTGAAGGCTTGAGCGGCACTGAAGTGGTGGAGCTATTAGATACGCAAACCTTTTTTGAGCTACGCAAATTGCCTTATCCCACCGATCAGGCTGGCGTGTTGGAGCGTTTACGGAATGAACGCCTAATTCTTCAGAGAGGTGGAGGATTCGCGATTCTGCGCTATGGAGCACTCCTACTCGCGAAGCGGCTCGCAGACTTCGAGGATCTGGCAGGCAAAGCGCCTCGTGTAATTGTTTACAGAGGTTCCTCCAAGCTATCGACCAGGCTGGAGCAGACAGGAGGCAAGGGCTACGCTGTGGGGTTCGAAGCTCTTGTGCAGTTTGTGATGACGCAACTCCCTCGCAACGAACTCATCGGCCTCGCTTTGCGTGAAGAATTTGAGCTGGTCCCGTCGATCGTCATTCGTGAACTCGTAGCCAACGCACTTGTGCACCAAGACTTCTCCTTGTTCGGAGCATCGGTGATGATCGAGATTTACGACGATCGTGTGGAAATTTCGAACCCAGGCGAACCTATCATTCCCAGCGTTCGATTCATAGACGGGTCTCGGTCGCGGAACGAGACGTTCGCGTTGATCGCTCGTAAACTTCGCATGTGCGAGGAAAAGGGATCGGGGATCGACAAAGTGGTGAATTCGATCGAGGCGTACCAGCTTCCAGCACCTGACTTCACATCCACATTTGGACGTACAGTTGCAATTGTTTATGGGCAACGTTCTTTTGACCGGATGAGCCGCGCAGATCGTCTGCGCGCCTGCTATCAGCACGCTACGCTCCGGTACGTCATGCATGGAGAAAAAATGTCAAACCGCTCGCTTAGAGAGCGTTTTGGGTTGCCTGAGGATAAGGCAGCTGTGGTTTCGCAGCTAATTGCTGCCGCTTTGCAGGAAGGGTTGGTCAAAGCTGACGAAACAACTGGAGATTCCAAGCGGTTTGCGCGTTACGTTCCCTTCTGGGCGTAG
- a CDS encoding peroxiredoxin: protein MSLRINDTAPDFTAETTQGPIRFHEWIGDSYAVLFSHPKDFTPVCTTELGAVATLEDQFTKRGVKVLGLSVDKVDDHSKWAQDIKDVSGADVTFPIIGDPELKIAKLYDMLAAEEGDSCEGRTPANNAPVRTVFVIGPDKKIKLTLAYPMTTGRNFDEILRVLDSIQLTAKHPVATPANWQKGNDVIITGAVSNDDAAVKFPGYKTVKPYLRTTQQPQ from the coding sequence ATGTCTCTCCGCATCAACGACACCGCACCGGACTTTACCGCGGAAACCACGCAGGGCCCCATCCGCTTCCACGAGTGGATTGGCGATAGCTACGCTGTACTCTTCTCGCACCCGAAGGATTTCACGCCCGTCTGCACCACGGAACTGGGTGCAGTGGCCACCCTGGAAGATCAGTTCACCAAGCGCGGCGTGAAAGTGCTCGGCCTCTCCGTGGACAAGGTGGACGACCACTCGAAGTGGGCGCAGGACATCAAGGATGTGTCCGGCGCAGACGTGACCTTCCCCATCATTGGCGACCCGGAACTGAAGATTGCCAAGCTGTATGACATGCTGGCTGCTGAGGAAGGCGATAGCTGCGAAGGCCGCACACCCGCGAACAACGCGCCGGTGCGCACCGTGTTCGTCATTGGACCGGACAAGAAGATCAAGCTGACGCTGGCGTATCCCATGACCACGGGCCGCAACTTCGACGAGATTCTGCGCGTGCTGGACAGCATTCAGCTCACGGCGAAGCATCCGGTGGCTACACCTGCAAACTGGCAGAAGGGCAACGATGTGATTATCACCGGCGCTGTTTCCAACGACGACGCAGCGGTGAAGTTCCCCGGCTACAAGACAGTGAAGCCGTACCTGCGCACGACGCAGCAGCCGCAGTAA
- a CDS encoding PhzF family phenazine biosynthesis protein, producing the protein MSNSRMLAWAQADVFAERRYEGNPLAIFADATGLSTEQMQSLARETNLSETTFILPAPPEDELQNGVRVRIFTVEEELPFAGHPTLGTASWIREHLPHFAHAEEVKLKLDAGIIPVRFRTSALEEEGIHGEMRQRDPEFGAVLARESLRNACGLAADDLHTLLQPQVVSTGLPFCILPLVSVEALQRMCVNHSALKELLTGTGAKFVYAIADAGEGKWRARMPFNGSDDPATGSAAGCCISYLVKHGAVASGQAVVIHQGQEVHRPSQLHVRASLHDGKVNDVYVAGCTVFVATGRFTHP; encoded by the coding sequence ATGTCAAACAGCCGTATGCTTGCCTGGGCCCAGGCAGATGTCTTCGCGGAACGTCGTTACGAAGGGAATCCGCTGGCAATCTTTGCCGATGCAACGGGTTTGAGCACGGAGCAGATGCAGTCGCTGGCGCGCGAAACCAACCTTTCCGAAACCACCTTTATCCTGCCCGCGCCGCCGGAAGACGAACTGCAAAATGGCGTGCGTGTGCGCATCTTCACCGTGGAGGAAGAACTGCCCTTCGCAGGCCACCCCACGCTGGGCACCGCGAGTTGGATTCGCGAACACCTGCCACACTTCGCACATGCAGAAGAGGTGAAGCTGAAGCTGGATGCAGGCATCATCCCGGTTCGTTTCCGTACTTCCGCGCTTGAGGAAGAAGGTATCCACGGCGAAATGCGTCAGCGCGATCCCGAATTTGGCGCAGTGCTGGCGAGGGAATCGCTGCGTAACGCCTGTGGTCTTGCCGCGGACGATCTGCACACGTTGCTGCAGCCGCAGGTGGTCAGCACGGGCCTGCCATTCTGCATCCTGCCGTTGGTATCGGTAGAGGCATTGCAGCGCATGTGCGTCAATCACAGCGCGTTAAAGGAACTTCTGACGGGCACCGGGGCAAAGTTTGTCTATGCCATTGCCGATGCGGGCGAAGGCAAATGGCGTGCGCGGATGCCGTTCAACGGCAGCGATGATCCGGCTACAGGGTCCGCTGCGGGATGCTGCATCAGCTACCTGGTGAAGCATGGAGCCGTGGCCAGCGGTCAGGCGGTCGTGATTCACCAGGGGCAGGAGGTACATCGACCCTCCCAATTGCATGTGCGTGCCTCGCTTCATGACGGCAAGGTGAACGATGTGTACGTCGCAGGTTGCACCGTCTTTGTTGCAACGGGACGGTTTACGCACCCGTAA
- a CDS encoding response regulator has product MRPKKIILCVDDNEQTLSVRKFLLETKGYRVLTATSGHEALEIVEKYAPGELSLLISDLLMPQMDGVELIRRMREVQPGLPSLMVSGTVTGYERGVGADMFLPKGACSPSELLERVRVLVARKRGPKKGSHRIPVMPEIAAQQAA; this is encoded by the coding sequence ATGCGCCCCAAGAAGATCATCCTCTGCGTCGACGATAACGAACAGACCCTCTCCGTTCGCAAATTCCTGCTGGAAACCAAGGGATATCGCGTCCTGACCGCCACCAGCGGCCACGAAGCGCTGGAGATCGTGGAGAAGTATGCGCCGGGTGAACTGTCGCTGCTGATCAGCGACCTGCTGATGCCGCAGATGGATGGCGTGGAACTGATTCGCCGCATGCGCGAAGTGCAGCCTGGCCTGCCGTCGCTGATGGTCAGCGGCACCGTCACGGGCTACGAGCGCGGCGTGGGCGCGGACATGTTCCTGCCCAAGGGTGCATGCTCACCCAGCGAACTGCTGGAGCGTGTGCGCGTTCTGGTGGCCCGCAAGCGCGGCCCCAAAAAGGGTTCGCACCGCATACCGGTCATGCCGGAGATCGCGGCTCAGCAGGCAGCGTAA
- the recG gene encoding ATP-dependent DNA helicase RecG — MMTLVTPVQLIKGVGPRNAEALKKRGVETVEDVLYHLPFRYENRLDPKPLSALKAGEMASVIGEVRGSTVLRARSMPIFEMTVGQGTGTLKAMWFRGQYLQDKFKPGQMVALYGKLEPSRSSAGQFKMIQPQFEMLPGPDEPQDAVMLEVGRIVPVYESLGGTTAWGAKLGSRWMRQVVWRLLEDLAQGPELLDPLPRSMRKRLGLPSRLDALREAHFPPAGTSMADLQGFSTRAHARLIFEELFYLELGLELKRKRMRDRAGIAFVADERVRNAIKEVLPFRPTGAQKRVLGEIVEDMRRPQPMRRLLQGDVGSGKTIVAMEAALVAIENGYQAAMMAPTEILATQHYLSARKLLKRASREYKVTLLTGSLDDAEKRRARRRVASGEAELIIGTQALIQQKVDFANLGLVIVDEQHRFGVRQRFTLMKKDDNADPDVLVMTATPIPRTLALTIYGDLEVSVIDELPPGRTPVVTRRVSEERALEVWDFVRKQITLGRQAYVVYPVIEGSKDDQPELDFPQESSESASQQVSESASKAKKTAAKKSAKKSAKAEELFEKPSLRSAVEMFEELRYGPLHGLRLGLLHGRLSADDKEIVMAQFKRGDIDVLISTTVIEVGVDVPNASVMVIEHAERFGLSQMHQLRGRVGRGAAKSYCVLMTGARVSPEAEQRLDAMVSTDNGFELAELDLAQRGPGEFFGTKQAGLPDFRVANIVRDRRLLEIAKNEAADFAEVRLKDVSEEERGLVRQQLKQHWQRRYGLVEA; from the coding sequence ATGATGACTCTCGTCACGCCTGTTCAGCTAATCAAAGGCGTCGGTCCGCGCAATGCGGAAGCGCTGAAGAAACGCGGCGTGGAGACCGTGGAAGATGTGCTGTATCACCTGCCCTTTCGCTATGAAAACCGCCTTGATCCGAAGCCGCTGAGTGCACTGAAGGCCGGCGAAATGGCCAGTGTGATTGGCGAGGTGCGCGGCTCGACCGTGTTGCGCGCACGTTCCATGCCGATCTTTGAGATGACCGTGGGACAGGGCACCGGAACGCTGAAGGCCATGTGGTTTCGCGGGCAGTATCTGCAGGACAAGTTCAAGCCCGGCCAGATGGTGGCGCTGTACGGCAAGCTGGAGCCATCACGCTCAAGTGCGGGCCAGTTCAAGATGATCCAGCCGCAGTTTGAAATGCTACCCGGGCCGGATGAGCCGCAGGATGCCGTGATGCTGGAGGTGGGCCGCATTGTGCCGGTCTACGAATCACTGGGCGGCACAACGGCGTGGGGCGCGAAGCTGGGTTCACGATGGATGCGGCAGGTGGTGTGGCGGCTGCTGGAAGACCTGGCACAAGGGCCGGAACTGCTGGATCCGCTGCCGCGTTCCATGCGCAAGCGGCTCGGCCTGCCATCGAGGCTGGATGCACTGCGTGAGGCGCACTTCCCTCCTGCAGGAACATCCATGGCCGACCTGCAGGGTTTCAGTACGCGGGCGCATGCGCGGCTGATCTTTGAAGAACTCTTCTACCTTGAGTTGGGGCTGGAGCTGAAGCGCAAACGCATGCGCGACCGCGCGGGCATTGCCTTTGTTGCGGATGAACGCGTGCGCAACGCGATCAAGGAAGTGCTTCCCTTCCGCCCCACAGGCGCGCAGAAGCGCGTGCTGGGCGAGATTGTGGAAGACATGCGAAGACCACAACCGATGCGACGTTTGCTGCAGGGTGATGTGGGGAGTGGCAAAACCATCGTTGCCATGGAAGCCGCCCTGGTGGCGATTGAAAACGGCTACCAGGCGGCAATGATGGCGCCCACGGAAATCCTTGCCACGCAACACTATCTCTCTGCGAGAAAGCTGCTGAAGCGGGCCTCGCGCGAGTACAAGGTCACGTTGTTAACCGGTTCGCTGGACGACGCGGAGAAGCGCCGTGCGCGGCGACGTGTGGCCAGCGGAGAAGCCGAACTCATCATCGGCACACAGGCGTTGATTCAGCAGAAGGTGGACTTCGCCAATCTCGGACTGGTCATTGTGGATGAGCAGCATCGCTTTGGTGTGCGTCAGCGTTTCACGCTGATGAAGAAGGACGACAACGCAGACCCTGATGTGCTGGTGATGACGGCAACGCCCATTCCGCGCACACTTGCATTAACGATCTATGGCGACCTGGAAGTGAGTGTGATTGACGAACTGCCACCGGGCAGAACGCCCGTGGTGACTCGTCGTGTCAGCGAAGAACGCGCACTGGAAGTGTGGGATTTTGTGCGCAAACAGATCACGCTGGGACGGCAGGCGTATGTTGTCTATCCCGTGATTGAAGGCTCAAAGGACGATCAACCAGAACTGGATTTCCCTCAGGAAAGCAGCGAGTCAGCAAGTCAGCAAGTCAGCGAATCAGCTTCGAAAGCGAAGAAGACAGCAGCAAAGAAATCTGCGAAGAAGTCTGCAAAAGCCGAAGAATTATTTGAAAAGCCATCGCTACGCTCCGCAGTGGAGATGTTTGAAGAGCTTCGCTATGGACCTTTGCATGGGCTTCGACTCGGGCTGCTGCACGGGCGTTTGAGCGCCGACGACAAAGAGATCGTCATGGCGCAGTTCAAGCGCGGCGACATTGACGTGCTGATCTCCACGACCGTGATTGAAGTGGGCGTGGATGTGCCGAATGCGTCCGTCATGGTGATTGAACATGCGGAACGATTCGGCCTGTCGCAGATGCACCAGTTACGCGGTCGCGTGGGCCGTGGCGCTGCGAAGAGCTATTGCGTGTTGATGACGGGAGCGCGCGTGTCACCGGAAGCAGAACAACGCCTGGACGCGATGGTGTCCACGGACAACGGCTTTGAGCTTGCCGAACTTGACCTGGCGCAGCGTGGCCCCGGTGAGTTCTTCGGAACAAAGCAGGCTGGCCTGCCGGACTTCCGTGTGGCCAACATTGTGCGCGATCGTCGTCTGCTGGAGATTGCGAAGAACGAGGCAGCAGACTTTGCGGAGGTACGTTTAAAAGATGTCAGCGAGGAAGAACGTGGACTGGTACGGCAACAGTTGAAACAGCACTGGCAGCGGCGTTACGGACTCGTCGAGGCCTGA
- a CDS encoding 4-oxalocrotonate tautomerase family protein, whose translation MPIINIQMLGSATSEQKAQIVKEITDTMVNILGKNPQNTHIIFNEKSTEDWGHAGELVANRKK comes from the coding sequence ATGCCAATCATCAACATTCAGATGCTGGGAAGCGCCACCAGTGAGCAGAAGGCGCAGATCGTAAAGGAGATCACCGACACCATGGTGAACATCCTTGGCAAGAACCCGCAGAACACCCACATCATCTTCAATGAAAAGAGCACGGAAGACTGGGGCCACGCGGGCGAGCTCGTCGCGAACCGGAAGAAATAA
- a CDS encoding ABC transporter ATP-binding protein, producing the protein MPTVQLNHIRKVYDTKVAVEGLTLTIEPGTMFGLLGPNGSGKTSSIRMMIGITVPDSGTVELFNKPFDRKLLGRVGYLPEERGLYKKMNVLEQIVFMGQLRGLSATEAEKRGKAWAERLQITEALPKKTEELSKGMQQKIQFITTLIHEPDLIIMDEPFSGLDPVNGALLQDTLLELRNAGKAILFSTHRMDQVEKMCDAIAIIYRGKLVLEGTMREIKQEYPRNRVDVVYEGDDSFLNHPDAEEVNRFGNGIASLKLRGHQPDAQPLLAEAVARGTRITRFEVKEPTLEEIFIERVGGSADA; encoded by the coding sequence ATGCCTACCGTTCAACTCAATCACATCCGCAAGGTCTATGACACGAAGGTCGCTGTCGAAGGCCTGACGTTGACCATTGAGCCCGGCACCATGTTCGGCCTGCTGGGGCCAAATGGCAGCGGTAAAACATCGTCCATCCGCATGATGATCGGCATCACCGTGCCGGACAGCGGCACCGTGGAACTGTTCAACAAGCCCTTCGATCGCAAGTTGTTGGGACGCGTCGGCTATCTGCCGGAAGAACGCGGCCTCTACAAGAAGATGAACGTGCTGGAACAGATTGTCTTCATGGGGCAGCTACGCGGTCTGAGCGCGACGGAAGCCGAGAAGCGCGGCAAGGCATGGGCAGAGCGGCTGCAGATCACTGAAGCGTTGCCCAAGAAGACAGAAGAGTTGTCCAAGGGCATGCAGCAAAAGATTCAGTTCATCACCACACTCATCCATGAACCGGACCTCATCATCATGGACGAGCCGTTCAGCGGTCTTGATCCGGTCAACGGTGCGCTGCTGCAGGACACGTTGCTGGAACTGCGCAACGCGGGCAAGGCGATCCTGTTCTCCACGCATCGCATGGACCAGGTAGAGAAGATGTGCGATGCCATTGCCATCATCTATCGCGGCAAGCTGGTGCTGGAAGGCACCATGCGCGAGATCAAGCAGGAGTATCCGCGCAATCGCGTGGACGTGGTGTACGAGGGAGATGACAGCTTCCTGAATCATCCGGATGCGGAAGAGGTGAATCGCTTCGGCAATGGCATCGCATCGCTGAAACTGCGCGGCCATCAACCAGATGCGCAGCCGCTGCTGGCGGAAGCCGTCGCGCGCGGCACACGTATTACGCGTTTTGAAGTGAAGGAACCCACGCTGGAAGAGATTTTCATTGAGCGTGTGGGAGGCAGCGCCGATGCATAA
- a CDS encoding ABC transporter permease, which produces MHNIFLIARREYLERVRTKGFMIATILIPLLMGGGIAASILIAKHTKSSSHIVIVSPDLALATDVQKQLDDDTDHNMQLNVIAPPTVNTRPALQRELKAKDIDGYLWITPATVQGQKPSIEYKQGSSADLATRNTVRAALGKVFTRERLMQQGMSAADVKALMAPIYMSSSNEEQDDTSANFAGAYVLFFLMYMVIMLYGMNVARSIIEEKTSRVFEVMLATVKPSEMMAGKVIGVGSVGLTQVSLWMLAAVILTATPLMTHLLGGGTHISISAEQVGFFIIYFLLGYLLYSAMAAALGAMTNSEQELQQLNMFLVMPLAACMISLPLVLNAPQNIWSRVLSLVPFFSPLLMYMRISVSPVPWYEIAASIVLMSLTIYAVLWIASRIYRVGILMYGKKPNLPEILRWLKYS; this is translated from the coding sequence ATGCATAACATTTTCCTTATCGCTCGCCGTGAATACCTGGAGCGTGTGCGCACCAAGGGATTCATGATCGCCACGATTCTGATCCCGCTGCTGATGGGCGGCGGCATTGCAGCGTCGATCCTGATTGCGAAGCACACCAAGTCGTCGTCGCACATCGTCATCGTATCGCCGGATCTTGCGCTGGCTACGGATGTGCAGAAGCAGTTGGATGATGACACCGACCACAACATGCAGCTCAACGTCATCGCTCCTCCCACCGTGAACACGCGGCCAGCCCTTCAACGCGAGTTGAAGGCGAAGGACATCGATGGCTATCTGTGGATCACTCCGGCAACGGTCCAGGGGCAGAAACCGTCGATTGAGTACAAGCAGGGGTCGTCCGCTGACCTGGCCACACGCAATACCGTGCGCGCTGCGCTGGGGAAAGTATTTACCCGCGAACGGTTAATGCAGCAGGGCATGAGCGCCGCCGATGTGAAGGCCTTGATGGCGCCCATCTACATGAGTTCCTCGAATGAAGAGCAGGACGACACCAGTGCAAATTTCGCGGGTGCGTATGTGCTGTTCTTTCTCATGTACATGGTCATCATGCTTTATGGCATGAACGTGGCGCGGTCGATCATTGAAGAAAAAACATCGCGTGTCTTTGAAGTGATGCTGGCGACTGTGAAGCCGAGCGAAATGATGGCGGGCAAGGTCATCGGCGTTGGCTCTGTCGGATTGACGCAGGTTTCGCTATGGATGCTTGCAGCAGTCATCCTCACGGCCACGCCGCTCATGACGCACCTGCTGGGCGGTGGAACGCACATCTCCATCTCCGCGGAGCAGGTGGGCTTCTTCATCATCTACTTCCTGCTGGGCTATCTGTTGTATTCGGCAATGGCCGCTGCGCTTGGCGCCATGACGAACTCTGAGCAGGAGCTGCAGCAGTTGAACATGTTCCTGGTGATGCCGCTGGCGGCGTGCATGATTTCACTGCCGCTGGTGTTGAATGCGCCACAGAATATCTGGTCGCGCGTCCTGTCGCTGGTGCCATTCTTCTCACCGCTGCTCATGTACATGCGCATCTCGGTTTCGCCTGTGCCCTGGTATGAGATTGCAGCGTCCATCGTGCTGATGTCGCTGACCATCTATGCCGTTCTGTGGATCGCCAGCCGCATCTATCGCGTGGGCATCCTCATGTACGGCAAGAAGCCAAACCTGCCGGAAATTCTGCGCTGGCTGAAGTACAGCTAA